Proteins encoded within one genomic window of Amorphoplanes friuliensis DSM 7358:
- the rplD gene encoding 50S ribosomal protein L4, translating into MSSVDVINAEGTKAGSVELPDDIFDVQANIPLMHQVVVAQLAAARQGTAKTKTRGEVAGGGKKPYKQKGTGRARQGSIRAPQFTGGGVVHGPVPRDYSQRTPKKMKAAALRGALSDRARDGRVHVVEAFVSGEKPSTKAAIATLRKATESVKVLVVLSSYDELNWISLRNEPTVHLIEAGQLNTYDVLVADEVVFTKEALDEFLGVPAEAAEEGDK; encoded by the coding sequence GTGAGCTCGGTTGACGTGATCAACGCCGAGGGCACGAAGGCCGGCTCGGTCGAGCTGCCCGACGACATCTTCGACGTGCAGGCGAACATTCCGCTGATGCACCAGGTCGTCGTGGCCCAGCTCGCCGCTGCCCGTCAGGGCACGGCCAAGACCAAGACGCGGGGCGAGGTCGCCGGTGGCGGCAAGAAGCCCTACAAGCAGAAGGGCACCGGTCGCGCCCGTCAGGGCTCGATCCGCGCTCCTCAGTTCACCGGCGGTGGCGTCGTGCACGGTCCCGTGCCGCGTGACTACAGCCAGCGGACCCCGAAGAAGATGAAGGCCGCCGCTCTGCGTGGCGCCCTCTCCGACCGGGCCCGTGACGGCCGGGTGCACGTGGTCGAGGCGTTCGTCTCCGGCGAGAAGCCGTCGACGAAGGCCGCGATCGCCACGCTGCGCAAGGCGACCGAGTCCGTGAAGGTCCTGGTCGTCCTGAGCAGCTACGACGAGCTGAACTGGATCTCGCTGCGGAACGAGCCGACCGTCCACCTCATCGAGGCCGGCCAGCTCAACACGTACGACGTCCTGGTCGCCGACGAGGTCGTCTTCACCAAGGAAGCCCTGGACGAGTTCCTGGGCGTTCCGGCCGAAGCCGCCGAGGAGGGGGACAAGTGA
- the rplW gene encoding 50S ribosomal protein L23, with protein sequence MSTIADPRDIIVAPVVSEKSYSVLDQNWYTFLVHPDANKTEIKIAIQQIFDVRVLTVNTINRQGKRKRTKTGFGQRKATKRALVKLADGDRIEAFGGPVS encoded by the coding sequence GTGAGCACGATCGCCGACCCGCGCGACATCATCGTCGCGCCCGTGGTCTCCGAGAAGAGCTACAGCGTTCTCGACCAGAACTGGTACACGTTCCTGGTCCACCCGGACGCCAACAAGACCGAGATCAAGATCGCGATTCAGCAGATCTTCGATGTTCGCGTGCTGACGGTGAACACCATCAACCGTCAGGGCAAGCGCAAGCGCACCAAGACGGGCTTCGGTCAGCGTAAGGCGACCAAGCGTGCCCTGGTGAAGCTGGCTGACGGTGACCGCATCGAGGCCTTCGGCGGCCCGGTCAGCTAA
- the rplB gene encoding 50S ribosomal protein L2, with protein sequence MAIRKYKPTTPGRRGSSVADFAEITRSTPEKSLLAPLPKKGGRNVHGRITTRHQGGGHKRQYRLIDFRRNDKDGVPAKVAHIEYDPNRTSRIALLHYADGEKRYILAPKDLKQGDRVESGVGADIKPGNNLPLRNIPVGTTVHGVELRPGGGAKLARSAGVGIQLLGREGVYATLRMPSGEIRRVDIRCRATVGEIGNAEQSNINWGKAGRMRWKGKRPTVRGVAMNPVDHPHGGGEGKTSGGRHPVNPAGKPEGRTRRKGQESDRMIVRRRYATRKRG encoded by the coding sequence ATGGCTATCCGTAAGTACAAGCCGACCACGCCGGGCCGTCGTGGCTCCAGCGTCGCCGACTTCGCCGAGATCACCCGGTCGACGCCGGAGAAGTCTCTGCTGGCCCCGCTGCCCAAGAAGGGTGGTCGCAACGTCCACGGCCGCATCACCACGCGGCACCAGGGCGGCGGCCACAAGCGGCAGTACCGGCTGATCGACTTCCGGCGCAACGACAAGGACGGCGTGCCGGCCAAGGTCGCTCACATCGAGTACGACCCGAACCGCACGTCCCGCATCGCACTGCTGCACTACGCCGACGGCGAGAAGCGCTACATCCTCGCGCCGAAGGACCTCAAGCAGGGCGACCGCGTCGAGTCCGGCGTGGGCGCGGACATCAAGCCGGGCAACAACCTGCCCCTGCGCAACATCCCGGTCGGTACGACGGTCCACGGTGTGGAGCTTCGTCCCGGCGGTGGCGCCAAGCTGGCCCGTTCGGCCGGCGTCGGCATCCAGCTGCTCGGCCGTGAGGGTGTCTACGCCACGCTGCGTATGCCCTCCGGTGAAATTCGCCGTGTCGACATCCGCTGCCGCGCGACGGTCGGCGAGATCGGCAACGCCGAGCAGTCGAACATCAACTGGGGCAAGGCCGGCCGCATGAGGTGGAAGGGCAAGCGCCCGACCGTCCGTGGTGTCGCCATGAACCCGGTCGACCACCCGCACGGTGGTGGTGAGGGTAAGACCTCAGGTGGTCGCCACCCGGTCAACCCCGCCGGAAAGCCGGAGGGCCGTACCCGCCGCAAGGGCCAGGAGAGCGACCGCATGATCGTTCGCCGCCGCTACGCCACCCGCAAGCGCGGGTAA
- the rpsS gene encoding 30S ribosomal protein S19, whose product MPRSLKKGPFVDDHLIKKVEVQNEKNSKNVIKTWSRRSTIIPDMLGHTIAVHDGRKHVPVFITEAMVGHKLGEFALTRTFKGHEKDDRKSRRR is encoded by the coding sequence ATGCCTCGCAGCTTGAAGAAGGGCCCGTTCGTCGACGACCACCTCATCAAGAAGGTGGAAGTCCAGAACGAGAAGAACTCGAAGAACGTCATCAAGACCTGGTCGCGACGCTCGACGATCATTCCCGACATGCTCGGGCACACGATCGCCGTGCACGACGGGCGCAAGCACGTCCCGGTGTTCATCACCGAGGCCATGGTCGGGCACAAGCTCGGCGAGTTCGCTCTGACCCGCACGTTCAAGGGTCACGAGAAGGACGACCGCAAGAGCCGTCGTCGCTAA